Proteins from one Bos indicus x Bos taurus breed Angus x Brahman F1 hybrid chromosome 19, Bos_hybrid_MaternalHap_v2.0, whole genome shotgun sequence genomic window:
- the LOC113877943 gene encoding zinc finger protein 286A isoform X3 encodes METDVAETPGKRALPPQDSPFSQENCTEEGEVAALRLTARSQASVTFKDVAMDFTPEEWGRLDPTQRDVMLENYRNLVSLWLPVSKPENHSLENGKEPLLLERKAPKSSCSDSETSPRSKHSTSVQDFSKEESCQVAVIDRLTRDSVCDSSTETTLDCEDWLENQQGSQERHWRGMFTHMNSLPEERAPEHDVYWKTLGQKSVLLTQDRVPKGPYAFHTLEKRLKQKSTLMKKQRTYKEKKPHKCNDCGELFTYHSVLIRHQRVHTGEKPYSCADCGKSFSHRANLTKHQRTHTRILFECSECKKAFTESASLAIHQRIHIGERPYECGECGKGFNRSTHLVQHQLIHTGVKPYECNECDKAFIHSSALIKHQRTHTGEKPYKCQECGKAFSHCSSLTKHQRVHTGEKPYECSECGKTFSQSTHLVQHQRIHTGEKPYECHECGKTFSRSSNFAKHQRIHIGKKPYKCNECSKAFIHSSALIQHQRTHTGEKPYRCNECGKSFKCSSSLIRHQRIHMEEQP; translated from the exons ATGGAGACTGATGTGGCCGAAACGCCCGGGAAGAGAG CGCTGCCTCCCCAGGATTCTCCCTTTTCTCAAGAAAACTGCACAGAAGAGGGAGAAGTGGCAGCTTTGCGCCTCACAGCCAGATCGCAG GCATCAGTGACCTTCAAGGATGTGGCCATGGACTTTACCCCAGAGGAGTGGGGGAGGCTGGATCCCACCCAGAGGGACGTGATGCTGGAGAACTACAGGAACCTGGTCTCACTCT GGCTTCCGGTTTCCAAACCTGAGAACCACAGTTTGGAGAATGGAAAAGAACCACTGCTGCTTGAGAGAAAAGCCCCCAAAAGCAGCTGCTCAG ACTCGGAGACTAGTCCCAGAAGCAAGCATTCAACTTCAGTGCaagatttttccaaagaagaatcATGCCAGGTTGCAGTCATAGACAGGCTGACAAGGGACAGTGTCTGTGACTCCAGCACAGAAACAACTCTTGACTGTGAAGACTGGTTGGAGAATCAGCAGGGAAGTCAGGAGAGACACTGGAGAGGAATGTTCACCCACATGAATTCACTCCCAGAAGAGAGAGCCCCTGAGCACGACGTTTACTGGAAAACCCTAGGCCAGAAGTCAGTCCTTCTCACTCAAGACAGAGTTCCCAAAGGACCCTATGCTTTCCACACCCTCGAAAAAAGACTGAAACAGAAATCTACCttaatgaaaaagcagaggacctataaagaaaagaaacctcaTAAATGCAATGACTGTGGTGAACTCTTTACTTACCACTCAGTGCTTATTCGACACCAGAGGGTCCATacaggggagaagccctacaGCTGTGCAGACTGTGGGAAATCTTTCAGCCACAGGGCTAATTTAACCAAACATCAGAGAACTCACACAAGAATTCTCTTTGAGTGCAGTGAGTGCAAAAAAGCCTTCACCGAGAGTGCATCCCTTGCCATTCATCAGAGGATTCACATTGGAGAGAGACCGTATGAGTGTGGCGAGTGTGGGAAAGGCTTTAATCGAAGCACCCACCTTGTGCAGCACCAGCTGATCCACACGGGGGTGAAGCCCTATGAATGTAACGAGTGTGATAAAGCCTTCATTCATTCCTCAGCACTCATTAAACATCAAAgaactcacactggagagaaaccttacaaatgccAGGAGTGTGGGAAAGCCTTTAGCCACTGCTCGTCGCTTACCAAACATCAGAGggttcacactggagaaaaacccTATGAGTGCAGCGAATGTGGAAAGACCTTCAGTCAGAGCACACATCTTGTCCAGCATCAAAGgattcacacaggagagaaaccctacGAGTGTCACGAGTGTGGGAAAACCTTCAGCCGGAGCTCCAATTTCGCTAAACATCAAAGAATTCATATTGGCAAGAAACCATACAAATGTAACGAGTGTAGCAAAGCCTTCATTCATTCGTCAGCCCTTATTCAACACCAGAGAACTCATACTGGGGAGAAACCCTACAGGTGTAACGAGTGTGGGAAGAGCTTTAAGTGCAGTTCATCCCTCATCAGACATCAAAGGATTCACATGGAAGAGCAGCCCTGA